From Virgibacillus natechei, the proteins below share one genomic window:
- a CDS encoding TetR/AcrR family transcriptional regulator, with the protein MAITKTFKNLDESKQKRILNAALKEFATNDYEQASTNRIVKNAGIGKGMLFYYFQNKKELYHYLIDYAINIMIDEYFSLIDTKESDFVERLKQIAQVKSTYYYNHPDVSNFIGNIFLDDQAQLPEGLENRLQDLQIRGYSLLYDDVDTSLFRDDVDVEKIYKLIRWSIEGYQNELMNSFKGQNISFIDLEPYWEEFDEYLEILKTSFYKQEGEFK; encoded by the coding sequence GTGGCTATTACAAAGACATTTAAGAACCTCGACGAAAGTAAACAAAAAAGAATTTTAAATGCAGCGCTTAAAGAATTTGCAACGAACGATTATGAGCAGGCTTCAACGAACCGGATTGTGAAAAATGCTGGAATAGGAAAAGGCATGCTTTTTTACTATTTTCAAAACAAAAAAGAGCTCTATCATTATTTAATCGATTATGCAATCAACATTATGATTGATGAATATTTCAGTCTTATTGATACAAAGGAATCTGACTTTGTAGAGCGTTTGAAACAAATTGCTCAAGTTAAATCAACCTATTACTATAATCATCCAGACGTCAGTAATTTTATAGGAAATATTTTCTTGGATGATCAAGCGCAACTACCGGAAGGGTTGGAAAATAGATTGCAAGACTTACAAATAAGAGGATATTCTCTTTTATATGATGATGTGGATACAAGTTTATTCCGGGATGATGTCGATGTAGAAAAGATCTATAAGCTTATTCGTTGGTCGATAGAGGGGTACCAGAATGAATTAATGAATTCCTTTAAAGGTCAGAATATATCATTTATCGACTTAGAACCATACTGGGAAGAATTCGATGAATATCTGGAAATTTTAAAAACAAGTTTCTATAAACAAGAGGGGGAGTTCAAATGA
- a CDS encoding zinc ribbon domain-containing protein yields MANHTFFCEGCGEFTLWYQGIRGNKQEANCPDCKTLAKRMFKPPITFRMDSQVKGRIERGMEPRVVRKDDMPKNRNKKQGVSRPWQAGH; encoded by the coding sequence ATGGCAAATCACACGTTTTTTTGTGAAGGATGCGGCGAATTCACATTGTGGTATCAAGGCATTCGCGGAAATAAACAAGAAGCAAATTGCCCTGATTGTAAAACTTTGGCAAAGCGGATGTTCAAACCTCCAATTACATTTCGAATGGATAGTCAGGTAAAAGGCAGGATTGAGCGTGGGATGGAACCCAGAGTAGTGAGGAAAGATGACATGCCGAAAAACAGGAATAAAAAGCAGGGAGTTTCGCGGCCGTGGCAAGCGGGACATTAA
- a CDS encoding DUF6978 family protein has protein sequence MELKTINEMILSLKKIINEPAKINIPPLGNATKIELKSSLFYFWIDVNRKGRLKKRCTLQLREQQHKDQVLLRLDLVGPPHQNPPGAYELAGQTIPCPHIHIAHPEYGDSIAYPLEHNYAKMYLSREELEDMVTLLTKFLERCNVGNINDYTYEEQIELL, from the coding sequence ATGGAGCTAAAAACTATAAATGAAATGATCCTTTCTTTAAAAAAGATCATTAATGAACCCGCCAAAATAAACATACCACCTTTAGGTAACGCTACAAAAATCGAACTAAAAAGTAGTCTTTTTTATTTTTGGATTGATGTTAATCGGAAAGGAAGGTTAAAAAAAAGATGCACACTCCAATTAAGAGAACAACAACATAAAGATCAAGTATTATTAAGGCTAGATTTAGTAGGTCCGCCCCACCAAAATCCACCAGGTGCATACGAGTTAGCCGGACAAACAATTCCTTGCCCTCATATACATATTGCTCACCCCGAATACGGTGATAGCATTGCCTATCCGCTAGAACATAATTATGCTAAGATGTACTTATCAAGGGAAGAATTAGAAGATATGGTCACTTTATTAACAAAGTTTTTAGAGCGCTGTAATGTCGGAAATATAAATGACTATACATACGAAGAACAAATTGAATTACTATAA
- a CDS encoding nucleotidyltransferase substrate binding protein has protein sequence MSERKSMQSLANLEKALGRLEEALNEDDNNSLYIDGTIQRFEFTYELFWQLRKSKNFLTA, from the coding sequence ATGTCTGAAAGAAAGTCTATGCAGAGTTTAGCTAATTTAGAGAAAGCGCTTGGAAGACTGGAAGAAGCTCTGAATGAAGACGATAACAATAGTTTGTATATCGATGGCACTATCCAACGTTTTGAATTTACATATGAGCTTTTTTGGCAGTTAAGAAAGTCTAAAAACTTCCTTACTGCATAA
- a CDS encoding GntR family transcriptional regulator: MPIPSDHSKPIRQSAKENAYNQLQQWIIDGTLLPGEKLNDMELANALGVSRTPVRESLQILEVHGFVKMYPGKATQVTEVEKESINDLLPPLAALQSLSAELAINHLTDDIIDILENTNNQFAQAIRSENYYAALKTDEEFHQIIVDTANNPYISSVVDALQAHVRRLFFHNSIVLTEKSIDEHKTIIDLMKNLDKQSVSPVMKENWLRSIDEFYKKNNKEK; this comes from the coding sequence ATGCCAATCCCAAGTGACCATTCAAAGCCAATCCGTCAATCTGCCAAGGAAAATGCGTACAACCAGCTTCAGCAATGGATTATTGACGGGACACTGCTTCCAGGTGAGAAGTTAAATGACATGGAGCTCGCTAACGCGTTAGGTGTCAGCAGAACCCCAGTCCGTGAATCATTGCAAATACTTGAAGTACATGGATTTGTGAAAATGTATCCAGGTAAAGCAACACAGGTAACGGAAGTTGAGAAAGAATCAATTAATGACCTCCTCCCCCCTTTAGCGGCATTACAGTCCTTATCCGCTGAATTGGCGATCAACCACCTAACGGATGACATTATTGATATACTCGAAAATACAAATAACCAATTTGCACAAGCCATCCGTTCAGAAAATTATTATGCTGCTTTAAAAACAGATGAGGAATTTCACCAAATCATTGTTGATACCGCAAACAACCCGTATATATCAAGCGTAGTGGACGCACTCCAAGCACATGTTAGAAGATTATTTTTTCATAATTCGATTGTCTTAACGGAGAAATCAATAGACGAACATAAGACCATCATTGATTTAATGAAAAACCTTGACAAACAAAGCGTATCACCAGTTATGAAAGAAAATTGGCTCCGTTCGATTGATGAATTTTATAAAAAGAATAATAAAGAAAAATAA
- the brnQ gene encoding branched-chain amino acid transport system II carrier protein, with protein MGDKLSFSSYSVIGVMLFALFFGAGNLIFPAELGQNAGTNLWPAVVGFLITGVGLPLLGILAMSFSGSRDLQELSSRVHPVYGIVFTSLLYLTIGPFFAAPRTGTVAYEVGIMPFVSEGNAQIGLFIFTLLFFVVTLLFSLKPAKLVDNVGKILAPGIVVLLGILLLMVVMQPMGSIEPPQEGYTSGAFMQGFLEGYNTMDALASLVFGIIVINAVRSMGVTSKNGILMTTAKAGIVATFLLATIYVGIALLGATSTSTFGIFETGGPVLSNAASYYFGTLGSILLAIIITLACLTTSIGLTTASAQFFHTLIPRFSYKVFVIFFASLTFMIANFGLANIITYSVPVLMFLYPLAIVLMLLAFLSPLFNHAHMVYVSAITVTFLISTFDGLKALCDSLGIDYFTWMQPIVSFYENTLPLYNEGLGWLLPAIIVTVITGIITRVRSVTAAHT; from the coding sequence ATGGGCGACAAACTATCTTTTTCTTCATATTCCGTAATTGGGGTCATGTTGTTCGCGTTATTTTTCGGAGCTGGAAATCTGATTTTTCCGGCAGAGCTTGGTCAAAATGCCGGAACGAATTTATGGCCGGCAGTGGTAGGTTTTTTGATCACCGGAGTTGGATTACCTTTACTTGGAATTTTGGCGATGAGTTTTTCGGGTAGCCGTGATTTACAGGAGCTTTCAAGCAGAGTTCATCCCGTCTATGGCATCGTCTTTACCTCTTTGCTCTATCTGACGATTGGGCCCTTTTTCGCAGCTCCACGTACAGGTACGGTTGCGTACGAAGTTGGCATCATGCCGTTTGTAAGCGAAGGGAATGCACAAATTGGATTATTCATTTTTACATTGCTGTTTTTTGTAGTAACTCTTTTGTTTTCATTAAAGCCTGCTAAGCTTGTTGATAATGTGGGGAAAATATTGGCGCCTGGGATTGTTGTTCTGCTTGGTATCCTTTTACTCATGGTCGTCATGCAACCAATGGGATCTATTGAGCCTCCGCAAGAAGGTTATACAAGCGGAGCGTTCATGCAAGGTTTCTTAGAAGGCTATAATACGATGGATGCGTTGGCTTCCCTGGTTTTTGGTATTATCGTTATTAATGCAGTTCGATCAATGGGTGTTACTTCTAAAAACGGAATATTGATGACAACAGCTAAAGCGGGTATTGTTGCCACTTTCTTACTAGCAACCATCTATGTGGGGATTGCCCTTCTTGGAGCAACGAGCACTTCAACTTTTGGAATATTTGAAACTGGTGGTCCGGTTCTTAGCAACGCAGCATCTTATTATTTCGGTACACTTGGATCCATATTATTGGCGATCATTATCACGCTTGCTTGCTTAACAACAAGTATTGGTTTAACAACAGCCTCTGCACAATTTTTTCACACATTAATACCAAGATTCAGTTACAAAGTATTTGTCATTTTCTTTGCGAGCCTAACGTTTATGATAGCGAATTTCGGATTGGCGAACATTATCACTTATTCGGTTCCTGTATTAATGTTCCTGTATCCATTGGCAATTGTTTTAATGCTTTTGGCATTCCTGTCACCTTTATTCAACCATGCGCATATGGTGTATGTTTCAGCAATAACGGTTACATTTCTAATCAGTACTTTTGATGGATTAAAAGCATTGTGCGATTCCCTTGGTATAGATTATTTCACATGGATGCAGCCCATTGTTTCCTTTTATGAAAACACACTTCCTTTATATAACGAAGGGCTTGGTTGGTTGCTCCCTGCCATAATTGTTACGGTAATTACCGGCATAATCACCCGTGTACGTAGCGTAACAGCAGCACATACATAA
- a CDS encoding helix-turn-helix transcriptional regulator encodes MENKLKFYRNKHSYSQEELAIKLSVSRQTILSIEKGRYNPSLPLALIIAKTFNTSVESIFSLDEKELKDFFNK; translated from the coding sequence TTGGAAAACAAATTAAAATTTTATAGGAACAAACATAGTTATTCACAGGAAGAATTGGCAATAAAACTTAGCGTTTCGAGACAAACCATTCTATCCATTGAAAAAGGAAGATATAATCCTTCCCTTCCATTAGCATTAATCATCGCAAAAACATTTAATACATCAGTGGAGAGTATCTTCTCTTTGGATGAAAAAGAATTAAAGGATTTCTTTAATAAATAA
- a CDS encoding nucleoside deaminase, with amino-acid sequence MDKFMKRAVELAVANVRDGGQPFGAVLVKDNNAIAEGVNELHETYDVSGHAELLAIRRAQKELQTNDLSGYTMYASGEPCPMCLTAMYFAGIEKVLYCASLEDAVEVGLGKAKLIYEDMQKPKSERALSMIQMPLNEGQENPMKLWEERK; translated from the coding sequence ATGGATAAATTTATGAAAAGAGCAGTTGAACTTGCTGTAGCAAATGTTCGAGACGGTGGACAGCCGTTTGGTGCAGTACTTGTGAAAGATAATAATGCTATAGCTGAAGGTGTGAACGAACTGCATGAGACATATGATGTCAGTGGACATGCGGAGCTGCTGGCAATTCGACGAGCACAGAAAGAATTGCAAACGAATGATCTATCAGGCTATACCATGTACGCAAGCGGGGAGCCCTGCCCGATGTGTTTAACGGCGATGTACTTTGCTGGGATTGAAAAGGTTCTTTACTGTGCTTCACTTGAAGATGCGGTTGAAGTGGGGTTAGGGAAGGCGAAACTGATATATGAGGACATGCAAAAGCCGAAATCAGAACGAGCACTATCAATGATACAGATGCCATTGAATGAAGGGCAAGAAAATCCAATGAAATTATGGGAAGAGCGAAAGTAG
- a CDS encoding ABC transporter permease encodes MADNMKKTGALSRFIIRRDRIRIPLWLIGIVFFTLIVPIAFTDLYPSQEDRTGMAETMENPAMTAMVGPGDLSNYTIGAMTAHQMLLLTAVVVGIMSILLVTRHTRADEEDGRIEMVRSLPVGRLSNLNATLFVLGITNVILALITGFGLYALGIESMGMEGSLLYGAALGATGIFFAGVTALFAQLSENSRGTTGFSIAVLIIAYLVRAVGDVGNEALSWISPLGWVTQTEAYATNNWWPIVLMLGVSIILFILANYLNAVRDLEAGFFPARPGRKYASSFLQSPIGLALRLQRTGIIAWAIGMFVMGISYGSIMGDLESFFAGNEVMEQMLMEEEGYTLTEQFIPMLMIIMALLATVPPIMAMNKLYGEEKKNRIEHLLGRAVSRTRLMGSYVVISIVNGFIMLSLTAIGLWAAGAAVMEDGFAFGTIYGAALVYYPAMLVMIGLAVLLIGFLPRLASLIWLYVFYSFIVLYLGGLFQFPDWVGQLSPYGHISQLPVEEMEWVPVVILTVTAVVLLVVGFIGYRKRDMEG; translated from the coding sequence ATGGCAGATAATATGAAAAAAACCGGTGCACTTTCCCGTTTTATTATAAGACGGGATCGCATTCGTATTCCATTATGGTTAATCGGAATTGTCTTTTTTACATTGATAGTGCCGATTGCTTTTACAGATTTATACCCTTCACAAGAAGACAGAACAGGTATGGCTGAAACAATGGAAAATCCAGCGATGACTGCAATGGTGGGTCCGGGTGATTTAAGTAATTATACCATTGGTGCGATGACGGCACATCAAATGTTGCTTCTTACAGCAGTTGTTGTTGGGATAATGAGTATTCTGCTTGTGACTCGCCATACACGAGCAGATGAAGAAGACGGGCGTATCGAGATGGTTCGTTCCTTACCGGTAGGACGATTATCTAATCTAAATGCAACTTTATTTGTTTTAGGGATAACGAATGTGATTTTAGCACTAATCACTGGTTTTGGATTATATGCATTAGGGATCGAAAGTATGGGCATGGAAGGGTCTCTACTATATGGCGCAGCTTTAGGGGCAACCGGTATCTTTTTTGCTGGGGTAACTGCCCTATTTGCCCAGCTTTCAGAAAACTCCCGTGGTACAACTGGTTTTTCCATAGCAGTACTCATTATCGCCTATCTTGTTCGTGCTGTTGGCGATGTAGGTAACGAAGCATTATCATGGATCTCTCCTTTAGGCTGGGTGACACAGACAGAGGCTTATGCCACGAATAATTGGTGGCCAATTGTATTGATGCTTGGTGTATCTATCATTCTATTTATTCTTGCTAATTATTTGAATGCTGTTCGCGATTTGGAAGCGGGATTTTTCCCAGCAAGGCCAGGCAGAAAATATGCATCCTCATTTTTACAAAGTCCAATAGGGCTAGCGCTAAGACTACAACGGACTGGGATAATCGCTTGGGCTATTGGTATGTTTGTGATGGGGATTTCTTATGGATCCATTATGGGTGATTTGGAATCCTTTTTTGCAGGCAACGAGGTAATGGAACAAATGCTAATGGAAGAGGAAGGGTACACATTAACAGAGCAATTTATTCCGATGTTAATGATTATCATGGCATTACTCGCCACGGTACCTCCCATCATGGCAATGAATAAACTGTATGGGGAAGAGAAAAAGAATCGCATCGAACATCTGCTTGGAAGAGCTGTTTCACGCACCAGGTTGATGGGTAGTTATGTGGTTATCTCCATTGTGAATGGATTTATTATGCTTTCACTTACGGCCATTGGTCTATGGGCTGCGGGAGCCGCTGTTATGGAAGATGGGTTTGCTTTTGGAACGATATATGGAGCAGCCCTGGTATACTACCCGGCAATGCTTGTCATGATTGGTTTAGCTGTATTGCTAATCGGTTTTCTTCCAAGGTTGGCTAGTCTCATTTGGCTCTATGTATTTTACTCTTTCATCGTTCTTTATTTAGGAGGATTATTCCAGTTCCCGGATTGGGTCGGACAGCTCTCACCATATGGACACATTTCGCAACTACCCGTTGAAGAAATGGAATGGGTGCCGGTTGTCATTCTGACGGTAACTGCTGTTGTGCTGTTGGTTGTTGGATTTATTGGGTATAGGAAGCGGGATATGGAAGGGTGA
- a CDS encoding ABC transporter ATP-binding protein yields the protein MSVLQVNNLTKKFGKFTALDGVNIEVNEGEVYGFIGPNGAGKSTTIRVLLGILKATEGEAKVFGKDVWANAVEIHKHIAYVPGDVNLWPNLTGGEVIDLFVKLRGGNNKNRREELIEKFKLDPTKKCRTYSKGNRQKVALIAAFSSDADLYILDEPTSGLDPLMEQVFQDCVMDAKRAGKSVLLSSHILSEVEKLCDRVAIIREGSIIESGSLKELRHLTRNNLLVETKQAITALNELKGVHAIEEQEQGLAFQVDTEEMDAVMKHISQFGIVKLESAPPTLEDLFMRHYEGGEQKETGAGGAS from the coding sequence ATGAGTGTGCTGCAAGTAAATAACCTAACAAAGAAATTTGGGAAATTCACAGCATTAGATGGAGTGAATATTGAAGTAAATGAAGGGGAAGTTTATGGTTTCATTGGCCCGAATGGTGCTGGTAAATCAACGACCATTCGTGTGTTGCTCGGTATTTTAAAGGCAACAGAAGGGGAAGCAAAGGTTTTTGGCAAGGATGTGTGGGCAAATGCGGTTGAGATACATAAGCATATTGCCTATGTACCAGGTGATGTAAACCTATGGCCCAACTTAACAGGTGGGGAAGTTATTGATCTATTTGTGAAACTGCGTGGTGGGAATAATAAAAATCGACGCGAGGAATTGATTGAGAAATTCAAGTTAGATCCAACCAAAAAATGCAGAACCTATTCCAAAGGGAACCGGCAAAAGGTTGCGTTAATCGCTGCTTTTTCATCAGATGCAGATCTCTATATTTTAGATGAACCGACATCAGGCTTAGATCCATTGATGGAGCAGGTTTTTCAGGATTGTGTCATGGATGCGAAAAGGGCAGGGAAAAGTGTCCTGCTTTCCAGTCATATTTTATCGGAAGTAGAAAAGCTATGTGATCGAGTCGCCATTATTCGAGAGGGTAGCATTATTGAAAGTGGCTCATTAAAAGAGTTACGTCATTTAACGCGTAACAATCTGCTAGTTGAAACAAAACAAGCCATTACTGCTTTAAATGAGTTAAAAGGTGTTCATGCGATTGAAGAACAGGAACAAGGCCTAGCATTTCAAGTAGATACGGAAGAAATGGACGCGGTTATGAAGCATATCAGTCAATTCGGTATTGTGAAATTGGAAAGCGCACCACCGACATTGGAAGATTTATTTATGCGTCATTATGAAGGCGGGGAGCAAAAAGAGACAGGAGCAGGAGGTGCATCCTAA
- a CDS encoding MerR family transcriptional regulator, which translates to MYYKPIDIAKSLNITTSALRHYEAWGIVPIPERALNGYRLYTEKHVAYFRCIRAMYPGFDMGITKKIMKHIQRGEVDEAFWIVNKEQADLQQEKVLTDQTLTLLQNPNLIDINEKQTKKEMTIGGVAKLADVPPSAIRHWEKEGLITPTRNPENGYRTFNRVHLRQILVIRALRNLIHYLENIKPVVKAIEHQSIQQAKKVTEDALVGINIRNRSQFHGVHELYQLCKVIGLI; encoded by the coding sequence ATGTACTACAAACCAATCGATATTGCCAAATCATTGAATATCACAACAAGTGCTTTGCGCCATTATGAAGCCTGGGGAATCGTACCTATTCCAGAAAGAGCATTAAATGGTTATCGCCTCTATACAGAAAAACACGTTGCCTATTTTCGCTGCATTCGAGCGATGTATCCGGGATTTGATATGGGGATCACTAAAAAGATAATGAAGCACATACAACGCGGAGAAGTAGACGAAGCATTTTGGATTGTTAATAAAGAACAGGCGGATCTACAACAGGAAAAAGTTCTAACCGACCAGACACTCACACTCCTCCAGAACCCAAATTTAATAGATATTAATGAAAAACAAACGAAGAAAGAGATGACCATTGGGGGTGTGGCCAAATTAGCTGACGTACCGCCATCAGCAATTCGGCACTGGGAAAAAGAAGGATTAATCACCCCAACCCGCAATCCAGAAAATGGTTATCGGACATTTAACCGGGTGCATCTGCGGCAAATCCTTGTCATTCGTGCACTCCGAAACTTGATTCATTATCTAGAGAATATAAAGCCTGTCGTAAAAGCAATTGAACACCAAAGCATTCAACAGGCAAAAAAGGTAACTGAAGATGCGCTGGTGGGCATTAATATACGAAATCGCAGCCAATTTCATGGGGTTCATGAGCTGTATCAATTATGTAAAGTTATTGGATTGATCTAA
- a CDS encoding DUF1828 domain-containing protein, giving the protein MIDNLKKVYDEWNNKRLVLESFNDFIEITTPFVDMHHDFIQLYFIKEGSNHFRITDDGYILNELDMLGIEIKRSQKRNDFFKTSLNVFGVNHNEKTGELFVAFSNVNEYPEKQHRLIQCMLRISDMLLTSRNSVISIFTEEIAEFFEEHDVPFIEGSNFTGTSGKPQNFDFALPRSKNKSEKLIKAINTPGSENYRDPLFSWIDVRDMRKKSDFIVLANDINKPVTEGFIEPFRNYSIEVLEWSKRNEWIEELKTV; this is encoded by the coding sequence ATGATTGATAATTTAAAAAAGGTATATGATGAGTGGAATAATAAAAGATTAGTCTTGGAAAGCTTCAATGATTTTATTGAAATAACAACACCATTTGTTGATATGCACCATGATTTTATCCAATTGTATTTTATCAAAGAAGGAAGCAACCATTTTAGAATAACGGATGATGGTTATATTCTTAATGAACTAGACATGCTGGGCATTGAAATAAAGCGTTCGCAAAAAAGAAATGACTTCTTTAAAACCTCCTTAAATGTATTTGGAGTGAACCATAATGAAAAAACGGGAGAACTTTTCGTTGCTTTTAGTAATGTGAATGAATATCCCGAAAAACAACACAGGTTAATCCAGTGCATGTTACGAATCTCCGATATGTTACTCACATCCAGAAATTCCGTAATTAGTATTTTCACTGAGGAAATTGCAGAATTCTTTGAGGAACATGATGTACCATTTATCGAAGGCTCAAATTTCACAGGAACTTCAGGGAAACCCCAAAATTTCGATTTTGCATTGCCACGATCAAAAAATAAAAGTGAAAAATTAATAAAAGCAATTAACACGCCGGGTTCGGAAAATTATAGAGATCCATTATTTTCATGGATAGATGTAAGGGATATGCGAAAAAAATCAGACTTCATTGTACTTGCTAATGATATAAATAAACCTGTAACAGAAGGATTTATCGAACCGTTTCGAAACTATTCTATAGAGGTACTTGAATGGTCGAAGCGAAACGAATGGATTGAAGAATTAAAAACAGTTTAA